A section of the Corynebacterium auris genome encodes:
- a CDS encoding DUF2304 domain-containing protein: MIQILLLLAAFLLALYFFANRRKANAKAWVKVGFFALVLAAIWAILRPDDVTVVANWLGVDRGTDLMLYVLIVAFFFTTISTWTRFREQELRYARLARAVALQNAVAPESRTP, translated from the coding sequence GTGATCCAGATCCTCCTGCTGCTTGCAGCGTTCCTCCTCGCCCTGTACTTCTTTGCCAACCGCCGCAAGGCGAACGCAAAGGCGTGGGTCAAGGTCGGCTTCTTCGCCCTCGTTCTCGCCGCCATCTGGGCGATTCTGCGCCCCGACGACGTCACCGTCGTGGCCAACTGGCTCGGCGTGGACCGCGGCACCGACCTCATGCTCTACGTGCTCATCGTGGCCTTCTTCTTCACCACGATCTCCACGTGGACCCGCTTCCGCGAGCAGGAGCTGCGCTACGCGCGCCTGGCGCGAGCCGTGGCGTTGCAGAACGCGGTCGCCC
- the rfbA gene encoding glucose-1-phosphate thymidylyltransferase RfbA → MKGIILAGGSGTRLYPITKGISKQLMPIYDKPMIYYPLSTLISAGIREILVITTPEDAPTFRRLLGDGSQFGVMLDYAVQPSPDGLAQAFVIGEDFIGEDSVALVLGDNIFDGSGLTEVLGQVRDIEGGAIFAYEVSDPQRYGVVEFDDSGTALSIEEKPEHPKSPFAVVGLYFYDNSVVDIARRITPSARGELEITSVNEAYLRRGALTVHRLHRGDVWLDTGTIDSMSEASSYVEVIQKRTGTVIGSPEVAAYREGFISREYLRQLGETMLKSGYGRYLIDAARD, encoded by the coding sequence GTGAAAGGCATCATCCTGGCGGGCGGCTCGGGCACGCGGCTCTACCCCATCACCAAGGGCATATCCAAGCAGCTCATGCCCATCTACGACAAGCCGATGATCTACTACCCGCTGAGCACCCTCATCAGCGCCGGCATCCGCGAGATCCTCGTCATCACCACCCCCGAGGACGCCCCCACTTTTCGACGCCTCCTCGGCGACGGCTCCCAGTTCGGCGTCATGCTGGACTACGCCGTGCAGCCCTCGCCCGACGGCCTGGCCCAGGCCTTCGTCATCGGCGAGGATTTCATCGGCGAGGATTCCGTGGCCCTCGTGCTCGGCGACAACATTTTTGACGGCTCCGGTCTGACGGAGGTGCTCGGGCAGGTCCGCGACATCGAGGGCGGCGCCATCTTCGCCTACGAGGTCTCCGACCCGCAGCGCTACGGCGTGGTGGAGTTCGACGACTCCGGCACGGCCCTGTCGATCGAGGAAAAACCCGAGCACCCAAAGTCCCCCTTCGCGGTGGTGGGCCTGTACTTCTACGACAACAGCGTGGTCGACATCGCCCGCCGCATCACCCCCTCGGCGCGCGGCGAACTGGAGATCACCTCGGTCAACGAGGCCTACCTGCGCCGCGGCGCCCTCACGGTGCACCGGCTCCACCGCGGCGACGTGTGGCTCGACACCGGCACCATCGACTCCATGAGCGAGGCGAGCTCGTACGTCGAGGTCATCCAGAAACGCACCGGGACCGTCATCGGCTCCCCCGAGGTCGCGGCCTACCGCGAGGGGTTCATCTCCCGGGAATACCTGCGCCAGCTCGGCGAGACGATGCTGAAATCCGGGTACGGGCGCTACCTCATCGACGCCGCACGGGACTAG
- a CDS encoding sugar nucleotide-binding protein, which yields MSPTPINGLEIHPLTLHEDNRGWFKENWSGQRLRPAQNNVSFNARRGATRGMHAEPWDKWVSVASGRAYGAWVDMRGGSPTYGATWGTEIGPDTAVFVPRGVANGFQALEDATTYTYLVNARYNPNGAYAYCSYREIDWPLEPAELSEADKKHPPLACAPTVPPRKILITGANGQLGRALRKVYSEREAEFCTRAEFDITAPPERNWNEYRAIINCAAYNDVNGAETERHAAWAVNADAVAGLARIASEHDLTLVHVSSDYVFDGLHTEHSEDELPSPLSAYGASKSAGETAARATPRHYVIRTSWVFGEGENFMESMARLYERGVQPSVIMDQRGRPTHAEDLAKGIAHLLATGAEYGVYNITSAGDPAGRDEIAMAVFAGLGGDPADVHPVTTAQYAALAGPEAPRPAESTLSLDKITATGFTPSHWRAALAIYLALRGA from the coding sequence ATGAGCCCTACCCCCATCAACGGCCTGGAAATCCACCCCCTGACCCTCCACGAGGACAACCGCGGCTGGTTCAAGGAGAACTGGTCCGGCCAGCGTCTGCGCCCGGCGCAGAACAACGTCTCCTTCAACGCCCGGCGCGGCGCGACCCGCGGCATGCACGCCGAGCCGTGGGACAAGTGGGTCTCCGTCGCCTCCGGGCGCGCCTACGGCGCGTGGGTGGACATGCGCGGGGGCTCGCCCACCTACGGCGCGACCTGGGGCACCGAGATCGGCCCCGACACCGCCGTGTTCGTCCCGCGCGGGGTGGCCAACGGCTTCCAGGCTCTTGAGGACGCAACCACGTACACCTACCTGGTCAACGCCCGCTACAACCCCAACGGCGCGTACGCCTACTGCTCCTACCGCGAGATCGACTGGCCGCTCGAGCCCGCCGAGCTCTCCGAGGCGGATAAGAAGCATCCGCCGCTTGCCTGCGCCCCCACCGTGCCACCCCGCAAAATCCTCATCACCGGCGCGAACGGCCAGCTCGGCCGTGCGCTACGCAAGGTGTACTCCGAGCGCGAGGCGGAGTTTTGCACCCGGGCGGAGTTCGACATCACCGCTCCCCCGGAGCGGAATTGGAACGAGTACCGGGCGATCATCAACTGCGCCGCCTACAACGACGTCAACGGGGCGGAAACCGAGAGGCACGCAGCCTGGGCAGTCAACGCGGACGCGGTCGCCGGACTCGCCCGCATCGCCTCCGAGCACGACCTGACCCTGGTGCACGTCTCCAGCGACTACGTCTTCGATGGGTTACATACAGAGCACTCCGAGGACGAGCTCCCGTCGCCCTTAAGCGCCTATGGGGCGTCGAAAAGCGCGGGCGAAACCGCGGCACGGGCCACGCCGCGCCACTACGTCATCCGCACCTCCTGGGTCTTCGGCGAGGGCGAGAACTTCATGGAATCCATGGCGCGCCTCTACGAACGCGGCGTGCAGCCCAGCGTGATCATGGACCAGCGCGGCCGCCCCACCCACGCCGAGGACCTTGCCAAGGGCATCGCGCACCTTCTGGCCACGGGCGCCGAGTACGGGGTGTACAACATCACCTCCGCGGGCGATCCCGCCGGGCGCGACGAGATCGCCATGGCCGTCTTCGCCGGGCTCGGCGGCGACCCGGCGGACGTGCACCCGGTGACCACCGCGCAGTACGCCGCCCTCGCTGGACCGGAGGCGCCGCGCCCGGCGGAATCGACGCTCAGCCTGGACAAGATCACGGCAACGGGCTTCACGCCCTCGCACTGGCGCGCCGCGCTGGCCATCTACCTCGCGCTTCGGGGGGCCTAA
- a CDS encoding glycosyltransferase, which yields MATVSALLSAYRGTPADELRTALDSLLAQTRPADEIVLVFDGPVSDEVASTVRGYGDAVRVVALERNGGLGPALQAGLESIDSDYVLRLDTDDAAYPQRLEKQLEFMEAHPEVAALGSAVTEFQHEAELGDPAALRVRALPEHHAELARYALINSPLNHPSVMLRTADVTAAGGYRGVHFMEDYDLWARLIAAGYALHNLPEPLTHFRVSPAQFARRTGRGMFAAERQMQANLVRYGLIGPWRSRANLAVRTAYRLLPTAVLTRVYAKLFHRAG from the coding sequence GTGGCCACCGTTTCCGCTCTCCTGTCCGCCTATCGCGGCACCCCCGCCGACGAGCTGCGCACCGCGCTCGACTCTTTGCTCGCCCAGACCCGCCCCGCCGACGAGATCGTCCTCGTCTTCGACGGGCCCGTCTCCGACGAGGTCGCCTCGACCGTCCGGGGCTACGGCGACGCGGTGCGCGTGGTCGCGCTCGAACGCAACGGCGGCCTCGGCCCCGCGCTTCAGGCGGGGCTGGAGTCCATCGACTCCGACTATGTGCTGCGCCTCGACACCGACGACGCCGCCTACCCGCAGCGGCTGGAGAAACAGCTGGAGTTCATGGAGGCCCACCCCGAGGTCGCCGCCCTGGGTTCGGCCGTGACCGAGTTCCAGCACGAGGCCGAGCTGGGCGACCCCGCCGCGCTGCGGGTGCGGGCGCTGCCCGAGCACCACGCCGAGCTCGCGCGTTACGCGCTGATCAACTCGCCGCTCAACCACCCCTCCGTCATGCTGCGCACCGCCGACGTCACCGCCGCCGGCGGGTACAGGGGCGTGCACTTCATGGAGGACTACGACCTGTGGGCGCGGCTCATCGCCGCGGGCTACGCGCTGCACAACCTGCCCGAGCCGCTGACGCACTTCCGCGTCAGCCCCGCTCAGTTCGCGCGCCGCACCGGCCGGGGGATGTTCGCCGCCGAGCGGCAGATGCAGGCCAACCTGGTTCGCTACGGCCTGATCGGGCCGTGGCGCTCCCGCGCTAACCTGGCCGTCCGCACGGCCTACCGGCTTTTGCCCACAGCGGTTCTGACGCGCGTGTACGCCAAACTTTTCCACCGCGCGGGGTAA
- a CDS encoding glycosyltransferase family 2 protein, whose protein sequence is MNEIQDYSDTWLIVPCFNEGPVIQSVLENARATFPNVVAVNDGSKDNSAAAIRAAGAHLVNHPVNLGQGAALQTGIEYARSQPGARYFVTFDADGQHQVKDVVRMVARLREEPLDIVVGTRFAGQDNSQVPWIKRVVLKTVVFLSPRTRRLGLSDAHNGLRAFNKKVADEMNIRMNGMSHASEIVAMIDDRNWRVSEEPVDILYTEYSMSKGQSLINGINILADGFVARRLP, encoded by the coding sequence ATGAACGAGATTCAGGATTACTCAGACACCTGGCTGATCGTCCCCTGTTTCAACGAGGGGCCGGTGATCCAGTCGGTGCTCGAAAACGCGCGGGCGACTTTCCCGAACGTCGTCGCCGTCAACGATGGCTCCAAGGACAACTCCGCCGCGGCGATCCGCGCCGCGGGCGCCCACCTGGTCAACCACCCCGTCAACCTCGGGCAGGGCGCCGCGCTGCAGACGGGCATCGAGTACGCGCGCTCGCAGCCGGGGGCGCGCTACTTTGTCACCTTCGACGCCGACGGCCAGCACCAAGTCAAAGACGTCGTGCGCATGGTCGCCCGGCTACGCGAGGAGCCCCTCGACATCGTCGTGGGCACCCGCTTCGCCGGGCAGGACAACTCCCAGGTGCCGTGGATCAAGCGCGTGGTGCTCAAGACCGTCGTCTTCCTCTCCCCCCGCACGCGCCGCCTCGGGCTGTCCGACGCCCACAACGGCCTCCGCGCCTTTAACAAAAAAGTCGCCGACGAGATGAACATTCGAATGAACGGCATGTCCCACGCCTCCGAGATCGTCGCCATGATCGACGACCGCAACTGGCGCGTCTCCGAGGAGCCCGTGGACATCCTCTACACCGAATACTCCATGAGCAAGGGCCAGTCTCTCATCAACGGGATCAACATTCTGGCCGACGGCTTCGTCGCAAGGAGACTCCCGTGA